In one Umezawaea sp. Da 62-37 genomic region, the following are encoded:
- a CDS encoding RNA polymerase-binding protein RbpA, with protein sequence MAGGNAIRGTRVGAGPMGESERGESAPRNRVSYWCANGHESRPSFAMEADIPEVWDCPRCGLPAGRDEQAPPAPPRNEPYKTHLAYVKERRSDADGEAILQEALTKLRKQREVP encoded by the coding sequence ATGGCTGGTGGTAACGCGATTCGCGGTACCCGCGTCGGCGCAGGTCCGATGGGCGAGTCGGAGCGCGGTGAGTCAGCGCCTCGGAATCGGGTGTCGTACTGGTGTGCCAATGGGCACGAGTCACGGCCTTCGTTCGCGATGGAGGCGGACATCCCCGAGGTCTGGGACTGCCCGCGCTGCGGGCTCCCGGCCGGACGGGACGAGCAGGCCCCGCCTGCTCCTCCGCGCAACGAGCCGTACAAGACGCACCTGGCGTACGTGAAGGAACGGCGTTCCGACGCCGACGGCGAAGCGATCCTCCAGGAGGCGCTGACCAAGCTGCGCAAGCAGCGCGAAGTGCCGTAA
- a CDS encoding histidine kinase — protein sequence MGDSGGRVLVGNAVRRRPDADMSATPVAPAEPRVSTRWAWFTKHRQLLLDVAAVLVGAADVWLGYSWNRDAELYSLVLSGVAAAALVLRRKFPFLTLLLTVPGFFVGWSELAAMIALGTVARRKALGWQTIVGAALVWAARFFWWPPDKFLAAEWQQHVHNAIYGFLVAGLPLAIALLAHARAELANRIAELAVSRERERLLHAHAIRADERARLAREMHDVVSHQVSLIAMQAGALRMASVDQNAKQVAGTIRTLSTRTLDELRQLVSVLRTTSGDDSPQPGVEELAQLVAGAGMPVTLTVLGTAQMPAPISGAAYRTVQEALTNIRKHANGAVVTVRVDLDDDALRVEVRNGAPPAQHVPVGGALPSGGHGLMGLRERANLLNGVFEAGATEDGGFLVKVEIPTLR from the coding sequence TTGGGTGACTCTGGAGGTCGGGTCCTGGTCGGCAACGCGGTGCGGCGACGCCCCGACGCCGACATGTCCGCCACACCGGTCGCACCCGCGGAACCGCGGGTCTCGACCAGGTGGGCGTGGTTCACCAAGCACCGCCAGCTGCTGCTGGACGTCGCCGCGGTGCTCGTCGGCGCCGCCGACGTGTGGCTCGGCTACAGCTGGAACCGCGACGCGGAGCTGTACTCGCTCGTGCTGTCCGGCGTCGCCGCCGCGGCCCTGGTGCTGCGCCGCAAGTTCCCGTTCCTCACGCTGCTGCTGACCGTGCCGGGGTTCTTCGTCGGCTGGTCCGAACTGGCGGCGATGATCGCGCTCGGCACGGTCGCGCGGCGCAAGGCGCTGGGGTGGCAGACGATCGTCGGCGCGGCACTGGTGTGGGCGGCCCGGTTCTTCTGGTGGCCGCCGGACAAGTTCCTCGCCGCCGAGTGGCAGCAGCACGTGCACAACGCGATCTACGGGTTCCTCGTCGCCGGGTTGCCGTTGGCGATCGCGTTGCTGGCGCACGCGCGGGCCGAGCTGGCGAACCGGATCGCGGAGCTGGCCGTCAGCCGGGAACGGGAGCGGCTGCTGCACGCCCACGCGATCCGGGCGGACGAGCGGGCCCGGTTGGCGCGCGAGATGCACGACGTGGTGTCGCACCAGGTGAGCCTGATCGCGATGCAGGCCGGGGCGTTGCGGATGGCTTCGGTGGACCAGAACGCGAAGCAGGTGGCCGGGACGATCCGGACGTTGAGCACGCGGACGCTGGACGAGTTGCGGCAGTTGGTGAGCGTGCTGCGGACGACCTCGGGGGACGACTCGCCGCAGCCGGGGGTGGAGGAGTTGGCGCAGCTGGTGGCCGGGGCCGGGATGCCGGTGACGTTGACCGTGCTGGGGACCGCGCAGATGCCGGCGCCCATCTCGGGGGCGGCCTACCGGACCGTGCAGGAGGCGTTGACGAACATCCGGAAGCACGCGAACGGGGCTGTGGTGACCGTCCGGGTGGACTTGGACGACGACGCGCTCCGGGTCGAGGTGCGCAACGGGGCGCCGCCCGCGCAGCACGTGCCCGTGGGTGGGGCACTGCCCAGCGGGGGGCACGGGTTGATGGGGCTGCGGGAGCGGGCGAACCTGTTGAACGGGGTGTTCGAGGCGGGCGCCACCGAGGACGGCGGGTTCCTGGTCAAGGTGGAGATCCCCACCCTGCGGTGA
- the secG gene encoding preprotein translocase subunit SecG — protein MILFLQILLIVSSLLLILLVLLHRGRGGGLSSLFGGGMQSSLSGSSVVEKNLDRLTLFVGAVWVIAIVGIGLLVKVG, from the coding sequence ATGATCCTGTTCCTTCAGATCCTTTTGATCGTGTCCAGCCTGCTGCTGATTCTGCTGGTCCTGCTTCACCGCGGCCGTGGCGGCGGTCTGTCCTCGCTGTTCGGCGGCGGCATGCAGTCGAGCCTGTCCGGTTCCAGCGTCGTGGAGAAGAACCTGGACCGCCTGACGCTGTTCGTCGGCGCGGTGTGGGTCATCGCCATCGTCGGGATCGGGCTGCTCGTCAAGGTCGGCTGA
- a CDS encoding LLM class F420-dependent oxidoreductase, giving the protein MDIGVFGLNAKAAVGPGETAKLARKAVELGYTSWWVGEHVVLPTPRTQDTPMDPLDPILDPLVHLAFVAAVTDRLELGTGIVILPQRNPVVLAKQAASLDVLSGGRLHLGVGVGYLEPEMTAIGVPMADRGRRTDEYLDAMTALWTQENPSYQGKYVSFDNVDAHPRPVGGPRVHVGGHSPAAFRRAVARGHGWIGNGTSPADLEAHLAGLAKAATEVERPARLGKLEITFMPVEPVEFPADDAARYRDLGVDRLLVYPLPVEDPADVVALMERQGDLLRGI; this is encoded by the coding sequence ATGGACATCGGTGTGTTCGGCCTCAACGCCAAAGCGGCGGTCGGCCCAGGGGAAACCGCGAAGCTCGCCCGCAAGGCCGTGGAACTCGGCTACACGTCGTGGTGGGTCGGCGAGCACGTCGTCCTGCCCACCCCGCGCACCCAGGACACCCCCATGGATCCGCTCGACCCGATCCTGGACCCGTTGGTGCACCTGGCCTTCGTCGCCGCCGTCACCGACCGGCTCGAACTCGGCACCGGCATCGTCATCCTGCCCCAGCGCAACCCCGTGGTGCTCGCGAAGCAGGCCGCCAGCCTCGACGTGCTCAGCGGTGGTCGGTTGCACCTCGGGGTCGGGGTCGGGTACCTGGAGCCGGAGATGACCGCGATCGGCGTGCCGATGGCCGACCGGGGTCGGCGCACCGACGAGTACCTCGACGCGATGACCGCGCTGTGGACGCAGGAAAACCCGAGCTACCAGGGGAAGTACGTCTCGTTCGACAACGTCGACGCCCATCCCCGCCCGGTCGGCGGCCCCAGGGTGCACGTCGGCGGCCACAGCCCGGCCGCGTTCCGCCGCGCCGTCGCCCGAGGGCACGGCTGGATCGGCAACGGCACTAGCCCGGCCGACCTGGAAGCCCACCTGGCGGGCCTGGCGAAGGCCGCGACGGAGGTGGAACGGCCGGCCCGGCTGGGGAAGTTGGAGATCACCTTCATGCCCGTCGAGCCGGTGGAGTTCCCCGCGGACGACGCCGCGCGGTACCGGGACCTGGGCGTGGACCGGCTGCTGGTCTACCCGCTGCCCGTGGAGGACCCGGCGGACGTCGTGGCGCTGATGGAACGCCAGGGCGATCTGCTGCGTGGTATCTGA
- a CDS encoding alkaline phosphatase D family protein, protein MSEFVLSRRKALVGAAAAVGAVVVGSPSALAETAGPFLLGVASGDPLPDGVVLWTRLVREAPLPDRAVAVGWQIAEDERFCRVVRSGVASARPELAHSVHVDVRGLLPGREYFYRFRTGADVSPVGRTRTTGSDQRLRLGVVSCQDFQNGYWPAYVGLSEEDLDVVLHLGDYIYENDPGSRFADRVHTTPETPGLGQLRTLADYRARHAQYKGDPALRAAHAAHPFVSTWDDHDVESNYAGLVDEADDTGAEHQTPEEFALQRGAGYQAYYEHMPIRATLVPSSGGLRIYRRFDFGTLVRLNVLDTRQYRTQQPGGFPDNIGPEQPGAGNTAGTLTGAEQEAWLNEGLTGSPARWNVIAQQVMMARTRLPNPFPPHVPPTVVNLDQWDGYQPHRERLLRFVEEAAVANPVVLAGDIHSTWVNELRTNFDDPASAPVAAEFVGTSISSDFPVALDGPVKAANPSLNPHVKYFDGLKRGYLRCEVDRDQWRTDIRNVATIEVRQSPVTTTASFIVEAGNSTIHPA, encoded by the coding sequence ATGTCGGAGTTCGTTCTGAGCAGGCGCAAGGCGCTGGTGGGGGCGGCCGCGGCCGTCGGCGCGGTGGTGGTCGGGTCGCCGTCGGCGCTCGCGGAGACCGCCGGTCCGTTCCTGCTGGGTGTGGCCAGCGGTGATCCGCTGCCCGACGGGGTCGTGCTGTGGACCCGTCTGGTGCGGGAGGCGCCGTTGCCGGACCGCGCGGTCGCGGTGGGGTGGCAGATCGCGGAGGACGAGCGGTTCTGCCGGGTGGTGAGGTCCGGGGTGGCGTCGGCACGGCCGGAACTGGCGCATTCGGTGCACGTCGACGTGCGGGGGCTGCTCCCCGGCCGGGAGTACTTCTACCGGTTCCGGACCGGCGCGGACGTGAGCCCGGTGGGGCGCACCCGGACCACGGGGTCGGATCAGCGGCTGCGGCTGGGGGTGGTGAGCTGCCAGGACTTCCAGAACGGGTACTGGCCCGCCTACGTCGGACTGTCCGAAGAGGACCTGGACGTGGTGCTGCACCTCGGGGACTACATCTACGAGAACGATCCCGGCAGCCGGTTCGCGGATCGGGTGCACACCACACCGGAGACGCCGGGGCTCGGCCAGTTGCGGACGCTGGCCGACTACCGGGCCCGGCACGCGCAGTACAAGGGGGATCCGGCGTTGCGGGCCGCGCACGCCGCGCACCCGTTCGTGTCCACTTGGGACGACCACGACGTGGAGAGCAACTACGCGGGGCTGGTGGACGAGGCGGACGACACCGGAGCCGAGCACCAGACGCCGGAGGAGTTCGCGCTCCAGCGGGGCGCCGGGTACCAGGCGTACTACGAGCACATGCCGATCCGGGCGACCCTGGTGCCGAGTTCCGGCGGGTTGCGGATCTACCGGCGGTTCGACTTCGGCACCCTGGTGCGGCTCAACGTGCTGGACACCCGGCAGTACCGGACGCAGCAGCCGGGCGGGTTCCCCGACAACATCGGCCCCGAGCAGCCCGGTGCGGGCAACACGGCGGGCACGCTCACCGGCGCCGAGCAGGAGGCGTGGCTGAACGAGGGCCTCACCGGGTCGCCCGCGCGGTGGAACGTGATCGCGCAGCAGGTCATGATGGCCCGCACCCGGCTGCCCAACCCGTTCCCGCCGCACGTCCCGCCGACCGTGGTGAACCTCGACCAGTGGGACGGGTACCAGCCGCACCGCGAACGCCTGCTGCGGTTCGTGGAGGAAGCCGCGGTCGCCAATCCGGTCGTCCTCGCGGGTGACATCCACTCGACGTGGGTAAACGAGCTGCGGACGAACTTCGACGACCCGGCCTCGGCGCCCGTGGCGGCGGAGTTCGTCGGCACGTCGATCAGCTCCGACTTCCCGGTGGCGCTGGACGGCCCGGTGAAGGCCGCCAACCCGTCGCTGAACCCGCACGTGAAGTACTTCGACGGCCTCAAGCGCGGCTACCTGCGCTGCGAGGTCGACCGCGACCAGTGGCGCACCGACATCCGCAACGTCGCCACCATCGAAGTCCGGCAATCCCCCGTCACCACCACCGCGTCCTTCATCGTCGAGGCAGGCAATTCCACCATCCACCCGGCCTGA
- a CDS encoding LysR family transcriptional regulator: protein MDVRVLDLRYFVAVAEELSFTRAAVERLFVSQPALSKQIRQLETSLRTRLFDRDRRAVRLTAAGEELLPRARAIIEQWDAARRAVVEVGTTTLTVGFQTRIGRGLIPSVTARMGAELPDWRLHFRQVSWADSTAGLGGGDVDVAIAWLPVPDHGDFAWRVVSTEERWVALPLRHRLAEADVVPFGELLDEPFIALPATAGELRDFWLATAHRERPAKVAAEAATSDETFEAVASGLGVVLLASGSVEPRDDVVYRAVTGLPPSELAVVWRGADRREAVRVFVESCVRCLCA from the coding sequence ATGGATGTGCGCGTACTGGACCTGCGGTACTTCGTCGCGGTCGCCGAGGAGTTGAGCTTCACGCGCGCCGCCGTGGAACGGCTGTTCGTCTCGCAGCCCGCGTTGAGCAAGCAGATCAGGCAGCTGGAGACGTCGCTGCGGACGAGGCTGTTCGACCGCGACCGGCGCGCGGTCCGGCTGACCGCGGCGGGCGAGGAGCTGCTGCCGAGGGCGCGGGCGATCATCGAGCAGTGGGACGCGGCCCGGCGGGCGGTCGTGGAGGTGGGCACGACGACGCTGACCGTGGGTTTCCAGACCCGGATCGGCCGCGGGCTGATCCCGTCGGTCACGGCGCGGATGGGCGCGGAGCTGCCCGACTGGCGACTGCACTTCCGGCAGGTGTCGTGGGCCGACTCCACGGCCGGGCTCGGCGGCGGCGACGTGGACGTGGCGATCGCCTGGCTGCCGGTCCCCGACCACGGCGACTTCGCGTGGCGGGTGGTCAGCACCGAGGAGCGGTGGGTGGCGCTCCCGCTGCGGCACCGGCTGGCCGAGGCCGACGTGGTGCCGTTCGGTGAGCTGCTGGACGAGCCGTTCATCGCCCTGCCCGCCACCGCCGGGGAGCTGCGCGACTTCTGGCTGGCGACCGCGCACCGCGAACGGCCGGCGAAGGTCGCCGCCGAGGCGGCCACGTCCGACGAGACGTTCGAGGCGGTCGCCTCCGGGCTCGGGGTGGTGCTGCTCGCGTCCGGCAGCGTCGAGCCGCGCGACGACGTCGTCTACCGGGCCGTCACCGGGCTGCCGCCGAGCGAGCTGGCCGTCGTGTGGCGCGGGGCCGATCGGCGGGAGGCCGTGCGGGTGTTCGTCGAGTCCTGCGTGCGCTGTTTGTGCGCTTGA
- a CDS encoding serine/threonine-protein kinase, with amino-acid sequence MSIAPSVVAALPQYQLGEQIGSGGMGVVYSAVHRPLGRPVAIKRLPGLLAEDQKMSARFEHEARLLARLDHPHIVPVYDYVQNHGEHLLVMEKLDGGTVWSKFTEDGLTAGQACAIGLATLSGLHAAHGAGVLHLDVKPKNLLFTSSGVLKVADFGISQVVSEGATLMTHAGQVLGTPAYIAPEQALGNPLTPAADVYGAGTVLYELLSGTLPYESGGGALAMIQRHVYQEPRPLDPSVPRPLAEVVMRSLARDPQARYRNAETFAIDLAGAAAQVFGPDWLTRLGVRVHLSPAVATGSTRPSLHPTQPRETLALGQNRVRATVVEHTTPAPQLGSQTLIPASSVLAEARPRKTPRWFALAGALTAVLMLVLPFSVTGRNLTTLPADLSAPVVVPLPDVPSAQLLVSVAGIGLADVTADPNTGFELPGVTRWIVGGAAVGTVRTGAEDREYLITPPQNPMLSIMGVGSAVLLLFTLAYLESILRSLRRRQAGAGAVVIAAPLGFGLGIAVWFLPTVLLRNEPALLPTIACGLLGAASAVCIAVATRRRAAV; translated from the coding sequence GTGAGCATCGCTCCGAGCGTGGTCGCCGCGCTCCCGCAGTACCAGTTGGGCGAGCAGATCGGCTCCGGCGGCATGGGTGTCGTCTACTCGGCCGTGCACCGCCCCCTCGGCAGGCCCGTCGCGATCAAGCGGCTGCCCGGCCTGCTCGCCGAGGACCAGAAGATGAGCGCCCGCTTCGAGCACGAGGCGCGCCTGCTCGCGCGGTTGGACCACCCGCACATCGTCCCCGTCTACGACTACGTCCAGAACCACGGCGAGCACCTGCTGGTCATGGAGAAGCTCGACGGCGGCACGGTCTGGTCCAAGTTCACCGAGGACGGCCTCACCGCCGGGCAGGCCTGCGCGATCGGCCTCGCGACGCTGTCCGGCCTGCACGCCGCCCACGGCGCCGGCGTCCTGCACCTGGACGTGAAGCCGAAGAACCTGCTGTTCACCTCGTCGGGCGTCCTCAAGGTCGCCGACTTCGGCATCTCCCAGGTCGTCAGCGAGGGCGCCACCTTGATGACCCACGCGGGCCAGGTGCTCGGCACCCCCGCCTACATCGCCCCGGAACAGGCGCTCGGCAACCCGCTCACCCCCGCCGCCGACGTCTACGGCGCGGGCACGGTCCTCTACGAACTCCTGTCCGGCACGCTGCCGTACGAAAGCGGCGGCGGCGCCCTCGCCATGATCCAGCGCCACGTCTACCAGGAACCCCGCCCCCTGGACCCGTCCGTCCCCCGCCCGCTCGCCGAGGTCGTCATGCGCAGCCTCGCCAGGGACCCCCAGGCCCGCTACCGCAACGCCGAGACGTTCGCCATCGACCTCGCGGGCGCCGCCGCCCAGGTCTTCGGCCCCGACTGGCTCACCCGCCTCGGCGTCAGGGTCCACCTCTCCCCGGCCGTCGCGACCGGCAGCACCCGGCCGTCACTGCACCCGACGCAGCCGAGGGAAACGCTGGCACTGGGCCAGAACCGCGTCCGCGCCACCGTCGTCGAGCACACCACGCCCGCACCCCAGCTGGGCAGTCAGACCCTCATCCCCGCCAGCTCCGTGCTGGCCGAGGCGCGACCGCGCAAGACCCCGCGCTGGTTCGCCCTGGCGGGAGCCCTCACCGCCGTCCTCATGCTCGTCCTGCCGTTCTCCGTCACCGGCCGCAACCTCACGACGCTGCCCGCGGACCTGAGCGCGCCGGTCGTCGTGCCGTTGCCGGACGTCCCGTCCGCCCAACTGCTCGTCTCCGTGGCGGGCATCGGGCTCGCGGACGTCACCGCCGACCCCAACACGGGTTTCGAACTGCCGGGCGTCACCCGCTGGATCGTCGGCGGCGCGGCGGTCGGCACGGTGAGGACGGGCGCGGAAGACCGCGAGTACCTGATCACCCCGCCGCAGAACCCCATGCTCAGCATCATGGGCGTCGGCAGCGCGGTCCTGCTCCTGTTCACCCTCGCCTACCTGGAGTCGATCCTGCGCTCACTGCGCAGACGACAGGCGGGCGCGGGCGCGGTCGTCATCGCCGCCCCGCTGGGCTTCGGCCTGGGGATAGCGGTCTGGTTCCTGCCGACGGTGCTGCTGCGCAACGAACCCGCCCTGCTGCCCACGATCGCCTGCGGACTGCTCGGCGCGGCCTCTGCCGTCTGCATCGCCGTCGCGACCCGCCGCCGGGCAGCGGTCTAG